atatacagatctaactaccttgttttcggcatctgaagtatccttctcgacttccgtttttttttggggttgttctgtgcctttaccctgaaattgataattttggaatataaacaataaatatgtatgtgtttacactaatttaccgatttcattaagacgttttctaaaatgttcactttgctttgtctcaaaatgcgtgctggtctctgttccctagtttccattctttgatcaatttcatcatcggtcattgcaaagtcagcaaaattaaaatcatcgtcggaatttccatttcctgttgtatttgaatgccatgatgatattgtctgaaaacataagatttataattttttattcgaaaacggtggaatgcattggaaaatcggaaaagaagcaaactgcatatatcacatgcacatatcacatatctaaaaaatgcctaaatttaaaattacctcgtctaattcttcctcttcggaaatatggttttcaattacttctatctccttctgtaagtttctaccttctatcgaaacgttgttctgtacagtctcttctataggatattgactttgtatgtgatgttgtcgtgaacgtttcagcaattttgaattatattgtatataatttaaatttgctgccctttgagttgttaggcgatttcttctcttcgtatgaatgctgctctgggagctaaagcttctctctgttgccgcagaagtgcacggcattgtcaatatcctgactgcaactttggagaggcatgaatgtccacaaaatcctttccaccatgtaaccaaagagacattatcgagtatgttccataaaaatgtttcgccaaaaaagtctgttttagctaaatagtttcctaaatcctcagtaatctttgacactccttcatcaccaatctctatcgtggtcgtggttgacatagtagtaatgtatttcatcgcttcaatcctttcggctgatgataaatttgcaccaacagaccgagggtttagtaagtctgcggcaaaatggatcggttgaagggcgtattccttccttgatataaatttatccatcgcttctgttttttcgcaatccgttagtttcacgcattctaaatgagtagatatgttactaccgattttcgcgaaagtttcacaaaccaaatgaattgacgaagaatctccttcaagacgtgttattgcttcagtaattggcttaagcaattcaacaagagcgctagaatttatccagaatccttcatcaagtaaatttgcttttgcgctgcgtattctatcttgaattgttttatctggagatattgctagacgttgtaggacggacttgcatttagtcagatcttgaagacattttacatgtgaaccccatcttgtttttacaggtaggctaagagacactccacacttcatctcatttcttatttctgtgaattgagctctcagtacttgacactggttaatagttttaacgatatgtataatatgtgacaaatgtgtctctattgaagataatttcaaaatatcgctgcacaataaatgtaatgtgtgcgctaaacagccgtatgatacaagatggggatacatctcttcacattgtctcacagccttcctcatattctttgcgttatcagtcacaatagcgaaaaattttttaggtccatactcctccagaacttcaaccattaattttgttatatattctgcggtatgcttctctgcttttgttagtactgatttgacaaataacggttcgggtgttgtaacaatgaaattaattacactttcatttcgcaagttggaccaaccatcgcattgcaatgataaattgtcagcttgcttaattttatcattaacttgaacttcaactcgctcgtactcttcggtcaggagacgatttgataacatatatctcgatggtaaggtgtatgaaggtctaatttttttaaaaaacaatttccaatcttcattctcggtaattgaatgtggtgctgaactggtgtaaatagctctagcaagcaaaatattcaattcgttattttgttcgtgtgtcattcgatcacaaaatgattgtattctgttgatttttgtgcaaacaggtgtttccacatgaatgttatcagaagcagatgttgatgctgtggaaaccgttgatgatgtacaagcagcatcagtgttatcgttatccaattttgccgatgtgatctttttcatggatgtttcaaatggaaatttagagtgattcccctttgactttggagttaaaatattgaatttaagttttatcatatgcggcacataagtgcattgttgaagatgagatttcattcttgtagcattttttgcatgtacactcttgcaaaatttacacctcacatttatggtcttttgattagaagaacccgcaggtaacacttcaaaataaagccagatatctgtcttacgtttcaccatgttttatgacctaaaaaaaatattcaggtagacttaaacattaagaagggaaaaaacattatttttcaaagtatttgatgggcacgagggcataaaaaattgttaggcatccttaaatagaagaaagattaaaattgaatctgtgtaacaatttaatgaaattcgaataagcagaatactggatcggacaactacattattttgccctcaacgttatcaaaattttttatttagtaagttatgtcagtgtaattcaattacacatgctacatgcacaagtaccccgttgctcctatcattcttatagttattgtacagtaaactaatctaaaaaatcgaataaaacttggtaaaccgaattcagaattaagtactgtagccacatataaaatgacgcgcgttagatttaacgtacagtcgatatgcgataggcccgcccctgtgtttcccaatctaaggttgctatggacatcaccggcacgtgttttgctgtttgtagaaataatatatttcttaccttatagtttctgtgcttccttataaataaatgtaaagtaaccaacgctgcgtgaatgaatagagaaagaacagtcgaaaactaacttatacatacacattacacatacaataacagaaatgtaaacataacctgcctgactcagactaaggaacgactaacgagcgacgagcgtaatagcacccactggttcgcgcgcgccggcaccggcgcaccgcacttacgacaattgcgcgcgcataagttgccataatatatgtaattttaccagtaattacataaattacggtaatttatgtaaatttatcataagttacgttaaatttcataaattacgtaaattccaaaaattacataaattacattaagttacgggtatcatgtaatattaccgtaagttacgtgtaatttatgtaacgtaaGTTATGTAATTTTACAACTCACATCACTAGCTACATCCAGTAAGTGAAACATCACTTTTTTGTACCACCTGATAGTTTTCCATGGAGAAGAATAATAACTCACCATTTGATCGCTCCTATCTATTCCTGACATGTACTCATTGTACCTGGCAACTTCTTCAGGTTTTATTACTGTCTTTCCAAACCTGTTCTGTACATTTATAAGTTTTGGGTTGTTATGCAGAGTACTTTCCTTTTATCCTTCCACTTTGAAATATAGATGCTACCGTCTCTTCGCCATTTGTGTTCTCCTTTCTTTTCCAAAAGGGATTTTGACAGCAAAATGCTGTTGTAGAAGTTATCAAGGAATAAATGATGGCCTTTATCCAAATAAGGTTCCATAAGTTGCAGTACTAACGACTAAATTTTAGATAATCCTTCTACATCTTCGGATTttcctttataaatttttatattcaatACGTATCCGTCTGCTGTACATAGCTCGTAGAACTTAATGCCATATTTCGCTTTTTTTCCTTTGATATACACCCGAAAACTCAGACGACCACGAAAGAGAAGCAATGATTCATCTAGTGACATTTCTTCTGCAGGGTAATAAGCTTTTTGAAAATTGAGTAATAGTTTATCGAGCAGAGGATTGACTTTTTTCAGTGGATCAGTTCCTGTTGTTTCCTCTTTACAAGCACAGCTAAAACACCGCAGCTATATGCATATCTGTAATATGCATATAGCTAAAAATGACTGAAGTTCCTCCATAGTAAATGGCGTAATAGATGCTTGTCTGCTGTATTTTTGCTTGGGCCTATTTACATTAGTCAATATTTCAATGTATTTGTTCAATGAATCAAGAATTAGCTGCATAATTTCTTGatcccaaaatttaaaaaaatagtctgTAGCTTTAGGAGTATCTGTGTCAAAATTAAGATGAAGGCCACTTTGGGAATCATCAAACAAAAAATCTGGAATATCTGCGGCAATATGATCCCACTCGTTATCAGTTCCAATATCGCCCACCTCTAGCAAATTTTGTATATCATtacctgtttcgtcattttctGGCTCAACTCTGTCTTCGTGATTTTCGTTTAAAAACAGATTCTCGTTTGCCAACGAATCTTCACCACTACTGGGTTGATATGATGGATCTTGTAAATCATCATCAGAGCTATAAGGTTCTGATTCAGAACTTTCAAATTCATCTGTGCTCACTTCATCCATAAGTCCAAGAAGCCTTGCTTCTTCTCTAGAATTCATTTtctgtaaaaacaaaaaatagtataTTTACCGAAAATATAACCTCAACATTTTATTACTGTCTCTACTACTGATAAGCAGCATACAAATTACTAAATAACACAAtcgtaataaaacaattatttacttttattattctCCAACAAATCtagtcaaaataaacaaaacaccaaccaaaaacaacaaaaatgaagtGATATTGTACCACGTGCTCGCCGCCTAACACACGTCTAATATTTCAAAGCTAAACTGACCGACACGGACAGTtcacaatattttttatgttatttgcTGGGACACCTAAGGTGCTTGAATAGTATTTCATGTACAAAAATGTGCGTGGTAAGCCGCTTTGCGTTTTGGCCGTTCTCAACATTAGACGGGATACCGCGCTTTGTCCCAGAAAGTAGAGCGGCATATGCCGCTTTGTCCGCGATCGTTTTaagcgaaaaaaaaatatttatttatcaaataaacattgtttttttgtttttgtacaaCAGGAacatgtatttagaattaaataaattatatacattcttatttttgtctcaattaatttaattcaaaaaaattttgtgagcaccctgtacaaatatttatgttaatgtttatatcagtgaatagagaattgaataacctttcaaatgagctatcacacgacacctatttttatttaaaaaaatcatccattgcgtcatcacgtccagatggatgacgtcactagtatgatatttatgccaaaaaattacattttaaaaataaaaatcgacctgattcgtaatttatctccagagtcgcccattctcgagaaaatgtgTTTAATCCAACTCAAACATCCTCACTGTACCTGTAActtcttaaaaccatgattttttggagctacgcgcccattgagtcttttattctacacatcaaggactaccagaacccaaagtttcagagcattttacagagagccatttcccataaggtttctgcggggccCTTTTAAAGCAAAATCGatcaattctgtaaaaattgcgaggttttctCCATCTCATCTTAAGCTTCATTACCTGTATTATAAGTCATTGAAACTTTTACGTTAATTAGAGAGTAAGTAATATTATACAAACAAATGATATTATTGATAATCTCACCATAATTATTCCTGCCAGGATTACGATAATAACTACTTTAAATAAACTGCACACCAAACTGTTAGCTCCCGTACTACATCAAAGAGGGAACTATACGTCACTGCCAAAATACGGGGGGATTAATTTATGACGTCGCGGTAAGAATTAGAGTGCATCGAGCCATGTAAATATATTATTGCCATTCTGGTAGCCAAACAAATTGCTCGAGATACTGTGTCCGCCAAGAATACTGCATTTCGTGTTAGTGGAAATTTAAAGATTAATGGAAGTAGTAAAGAATACGCCCAGCTCCCTTGATCTACATGTATAGGAATTTAGAGAGACGTACTTAAATGCTTGGCTTCAATGTTAACGCTTATATATTCTATTTTACAACAGCActaaatcaaaattattattgagaaacatacattttatatttttatagaattGCGGTTATCAAAACATTAGCAAATACATACAGTATGATacaaaagtatgaaataaattcATAATTTCAGAAATACACGGCAtttaaaaaaaacctttaaaaaacacgtaaattttaatttttgactaatcattaatttttatatatgtGTTAGACATTAagtttttgaataatctttaattgtgataTACGTAAAtacagatttttttttaaataaaaaccgaTGTGATGGGGCACTTCATTTGAAATGTCTTCTAATCATAATATTTGTAACTATCCATTATtcgaatatttatttctacaaggTTAATCAAAATTATGTACTTAGTTACATATGATGTAAATGTATGAAATAAATCCATTGATTCAGAAACAGAGACTATGGAGTGCACAAAAGAAACAACTcttttattcttatttttgtcaaaaatgtcattcttgataacaAGTGTTAACTAAAACCCTATaaactaaaatatttttcaaaaattttcataccTGCTTCATCTTTTTGTCAATTTTAGGTCAACATCTATGCATTTTTGTAATAAGTTTGAAAACGTAATAATAATCTAGTGAGTGACGTTTAAGTCACTATTCTAGTGGCCGACGTTGACAAAAACGTTACTTAATAGGTAACAACTATTTGACACTACGTGCAAATACAGTAggtattactctgggctaattagcaaaaaattcatggaaaagttatttaccagcaattttattgctagaatcgaattataagatcctccatattaataatataggtatgcaaggtccgcagataatgtgctactttttttataaacaaaatggcgccgacaaatcgtattttttttaattattgctctataactccgaagattttaactttacaacagaaacactcaaataaaaattcaccgcaattaaattctgcatagagatatgtttttcacgatttgctccgacgaaaattttcctcggaaaatgcgggttttcctaacaaaaactctaattttcaaataaagtttaaggtaagtaattattaatcaataattaaataacttaatgacatcaaagctttcttggtatagattgtaatttcagaagccggtgaaaattaaacgaatattttagcaacaattcaattgttaattaacaatttatgatcgcaataaaaaccaaaataatcatgatacattgatcaaacttataaagattataaagatgagatgcttatttaatattttatcgacaaaatataaatttttctttttttttcataatctttaaattttgaaaaaaaataattataatacgctggtctaattagtaaagtacaaagaaaggttatttaagagcaattttattgctggaatcgaattataaaatcctatatattattaatataggtatgcaaattccgcagatagtgtgctactttttttataaacaaaatggcgccgacaaatcgtatttttttcaactattgctctataactccgaagattttaaatttacaccaaaaacactcaaataaaaattcaccccaatttaattatACATAGAGGCctgttttcccgatttgctccgatgaaaattttcctcgaataatgtgggttttcccaaaaaaatctcgaattttcaaataattttttggggccagtaaatatttactaataattatatagcttagtgaaataaaagctttcttggtatagattataaatccagaagccggtgaagatgaaactaatattttagcaacaattcaattgttaatttacaatttacagtcgcaataacaaataaaataatcgtgagacattgatcaaacttagaaagattataaaggtgtgatgcctatttaatattttgtcggcaaaatataaatttttcatttttttgcgtaatctttaaatgtttaaaaaaatcgttataaacaaattaacatttctcagaaattgtttattatattctaattttaaaaaatacttaaaatgcgtatttcatagatcttgaaaatgaatgctttaaaacatttttccaaccatttgcaaaaaagttatgaaacagcaaaattaaTATAcgatctccgttgtttataatttgttttaattgtttcaaagcttaaaagtgagtctacggcacaatctaattactcacaaataatgtcaaaaattagtgcaatggttatattttaatcacagattaaaaatactttttttttgtaatttctggcgcaaaagtaggcctgatacaaagtcggagctaaaatgttcactcgaagcgactgacacgcagcatacattatttattaaaagtgtacgtcgcacggccgccggtcgtcgctccgagtgaaaattttagctacagtactgtattattctactttcgcgcgtgtaaattacaaaaaaatatatttataattagagagcggaatatatacAAAGTGcgtatagatgcatatattgcatagtttcagacaacaaacacaacattgcatatttaagctaaacacgatttattttgcatattttaaaaataaattatataaaagtttaaaattttcctctcttagttggaattttataacttcgatatgaacgagctcgttatttatctatctatcgctcatctggactttcccattactacctgaatttaacaattatgggtgttcccagaaaaatattattttattagcgtagcaagtcgtaggtacctacctgcttttaagggtctaataattacTTTGTCCaatttccggccaacatttgtttaaagtaaacgtatcgtatttagtgtctttgaagtgattggtatatattaaatctAAATATGTCTAGCATTCAAAAAaatgcttggataaagtgttttcacgagttaaagctaagtggagacaaagtattttgcaaggcctgttccaaaatcgtaagtaacattcattttcacatttcattttttaaaagaggaactgacaaacaaaagcattaTGTTccacaaaataaatttttctggaaagagtgtttttattcgacaaattcgcttttacttctataaagacggacatagagagaagcatcaaaatacaaaaatccatcaaattgtagacaattccgcttttgttcttccgcttaacctttaactacccgcgcatcaagttatgacataactacacgcgtggcgtactttatacgccacaagaaaatacacaataacagcggatttgtttattttttttttgaaaaaatacactaaattgtttgttataaaccttattcggcattagccaatacttggagttccttctgagtaagccaattgggatttataacttgAATCATGGAATAattggattccatgataaataaaattgctaataaaaatttttttgaaatatgatattttaccggagaaaaagtattgtttataaagaaaaatatattttgtgtcaTAATAACTAAAAATCAATTGAAATAtttacttatattactacttatattaatataatcgtggagtatattgtccaccactggaaacaacaaataataaactgtaaattacgatctccccagaacgccgattataacgaaactaaaaccaaattgtaaagcacattccagtgataggttagagacataaacaagatcaaaaattaaatttttaaatatatttgcagtagaatttttatatctggcgtacaaaatacgccagcgcgtgtagttaaaggttaagtaacgtactttgttctttaagtaacgtacaaattgctaaagaacttatgttcataaaagttaattttagtgtttttccagatctaataaagtcattagaacaaaggaatttacaattaagtgattcggttaatcttgttaacactttttctgctcattgtcaaaaaactcccggaaatacagggattacaattagaaataaattaaaaaatgttttagaaaaaaatgagtgcttcgattgtttgaggaaagttgtacgtatttttgaaggcaacttttctgaagatcttacgacttattatattgttttatgtttgagtatttttaatatgcatttgcatatttagacaaatttagaaaaaatacctgcatatttgtagtaaaagtaatgcatatatatgcgcatattttggtaatgttgtgttgcatatattccgctctctatttatttattctatataatatttgtaaataattagcttgtactttaaactcacttctacgctttgaaagaatggcagctaatctggaaagctcaacgtaggtggcgctcgtgtagttggaggtcataTCAACTTACGTCAATACTTCAAATCAATCTATTTCCaagtaaatattgcatatttgtttcgctgtgtgaattaaacttgagacaataaaatcctcaatgttgtgctgtgcatttgtgctcatcga
The window above is part of the Diabrotica virgifera virgifera chromosome 2, PGI_DIABVI_V3a genome. Proteins encoded here:
- the LOC114349490 gene encoding uncharacterized protein LOC114349490, with product MTDDEIDQRMETREQRPARILRQSKVNILENVLMKSGKGTEQPQKKTEVEKDTSDAENKDAVLDLPEIKKITQGSLEEQTIETSTFYNKKVSSCLRKRKL